GTGGAGGCCCCGACGCACGCGTTGGGtggaaggcggggaggggggggggttgtgtgggggaaggggctggtGCCCTGCACCTCCACAGCAGGTCTGCCCTTTAACCGgatttccctcttccctcacttCTAGGAGATGGACTACTGAAGACCCCATGTGCTTCCGAGTTTCCGTCAACTCCTTCCTGGACCGGCTTCCCCTGGTGATACGAAACATTCACGCCTTGGGGTCCCGGCCTCCGCGACGCCTAGCCCCGGGAAAGGGGGCCGAGGCCTAACCTGGTAGCCCTCACTGGGCGAGGCACGGGGCGTTGACACTTGGCGTCCTGGCCACTTTATTATCGGGGGTCTAACGTTCTGCAGGTCCGGGCCTCGGTGGCTCTTGGCCCACTTCAGTTCCTTCCCTGCGCCCGGAGGGACGGGCGCTTACGTGTTTGTTACTGCACAACATGAAACTGAGCTACTCTTTTGTGTCCGAGTTTCTTCTCGGTTCCTGCGCCTCCACATTTTCTTACCTTTGTTCTGGTGTTGGAAGGGAGGTTCTGGGAATCGTAGTCCAGCAGCCCAAGCTTATCGAAGACGACTCAGGGAGGGGAAAATCAGGTCCTGTATTCAGCGGTAAATACTGCTGATGTTTTGGAATACGTTCCTAGTTGTATTTACCCGTTAAATGGATAACAACGTATAACGTATGCATTTTCCAGTTTAGCGTTAACTTTTCTCCggatcctttttttgttttgttttgttttgtttttgtttttccccgtTGAACGTACTAGCTTTCCCACTCCCTAAAAACTCTTCAAAAACTGTTACCCACGAGACTCACAAATGTATTATTACATAATGTTGAGCAGTCGGGTCGTGTGAGTCAATGGGATTCTTGAACAGAAGTCTTTGTGCGAACAGTTACTTCCTTCAGATCGTTTCCAAGAGGTAGAATTCCCGCGTTCTATAGCTTCTCGGCACACAAGTGCTCTCCGGAAAAGGCGCCCCGCCGCCAGAAGTCTGGTCTCCCCGCATCACCAACCAGTAGGGTGGCTTCCTACCGAAGTAGAAGACTCCTTTTGTACCAGGGAAATAAGCACGGAAACACTAGAATAGGAATTTTGGGGCTTACTGGCCTTGTTTCCGATGAGCAAGGGAGTGGTGCCACAAGTGGCTACGggtttgggggcggggtggggggtggttagcTCCCTCTGAGTAGCTTGTGTCTTGGAACCTCGCTAAACAGGAGTGCTAGCCTCACGAGGGTTCCCTCGGAGTTTCTACATGCATGGTCATGATCTCTGTAAGCAAACACGGTTTTGGTTCGTTCCTTTCCGGCCTTGCCGGGGctacgggggcggggggagggaacAGGCTGACACTGGACAGATGGGAAGCAAGAGCAGGAAGGCACATGGCAGAGAACCAAatcctggatccagccatgcctgaagacAGAActacccgccccccgcccccgccacgaTCGTTCAGTTACACACATCCAGAAACTCTCCCTTTGGTTAAGCCAAcatgaatcctttttttctttctttctttctttctttcttctttctttctttcttctttctttcttctttctcttttgtttgaatgcttttatttagtgtttgagagcaagacagagacagcgtgagcgcggaaggggcagagagacagagagggagacacagaatctgaggcagactgcaggctctgagctgtcggcacagagctcgacgcagggctcaaacccacgaactgtgagatcgtgacctgagccgaagtcagaccctcaaccgactgagccacccaggcacccccgtcgTGAatactttttattgcttttctttttgtctttcttcactTGCAACAGAAAAGTCTTGTCCTTTATTGACTTGAGGAACCGTAGGTTTTCTTGTCACTTCCCCTGAGAACGTGGCTCTCCCTTCTTTTAACAGAGAAACCGGGCTCTTTAAGTTTACAAAGGCATTGGCTCCTAGCTGGTAGGCCTTCAAGCCGTATGGTGGTAGAGTCTTCTGTGGGTAAGAgtccagagagggaggggagggactgCAAGGGGCAGCTGGAggaaagggacaaagagaaggggCACTGGGACCCACCCTTTCCGGATAGGGCTCCCAAGACTGGCCCGGAATTGTGGGGCCAGATCGTCGAGAGACCGGAACTTAGTgtgagcctccctccctctcccagcaaAGCCCAGAGTTAGGCCACCGCCCTGGCCCCACAGACGGACTGCTGAAGGTGCCGGGCGGCCTTAACACGTCAGtcaggtcacaaaacaagtcgaTTCCAACGCGTCCCCGGGCTCCCCTCCCAGAGACGAGCCAGAGCCCTGCCCCGCGGCCCCGCGGCGTCAGATGTGATCCGGCCCGCATCTTCCAcggcctccttccctcccctctccaccttGCTCACTCGgatccagccacactggcctcctcccttctctgaaacacacacaccagGCCCAGGCCTGCCTCAGGACCCTTGcactgcctcttccctgcctggACCTCTCGTCCCCCGGGGTTCCATCTGGCCCACTCAAATAGCATTCCTGGCCGCTCTCCTTAAGGTTGCGTCCCACGCTCTCCCCACCTGCATTACTTTCACAGGTGTCGGGGGGTAAGAAGCAGGTGGGCCCGTCAGCATGGAGGTGCACCTGCGGCAGTAAAGCGTCGTGGGACACGAAGGAGCTTGGGTGCTGTCGATGACCCTAGGGAGTCTTGAACGGAGCGGGACGGGATGCAGCTTACGTCTTATCAGGTTCCCAGTGCCTGCTGCGCTGGGAAGGGGACGAGGGCAGGCAGGACAGAAGTGGGGAGACTGGCACGCA
The DNA window shown above is from Lynx canadensis isolate LIC74 chromosome X, mLynCan4.pri.v2, whole genome shotgun sequence and carries:
- the LOC116737893 gene encoding EKC/KEOPS complex subunit Lage3-like, which produces MARRALTTHVQRHRGLAQKELCVRGSALAVRWTTEDPMCFRVSVNSFLDRLPLVIRNIHALGSRPPRRLAPGKGAEA